The following coding sequences lie in one Apium graveolens cultivar Ventura chromosome 3, ASM990537v1, whole genome shotgun sequence genomic window:
- the LOC141712931 gene encoding large ribosomal subunit protein uL3-like produces the protein MSHRKFEHPRHGSLGFLPRKRAARHRGKVKAFPKDDPTKPCKLTAFLGYKAGMTHIVREVEKPGSKLHKKETCEAVTIIETPPMVIVGVVAYVKTPRGLRSLNTVWAQHLSEDIKRRFYKNWCKSKKKAFTKYSRKYESDEGKKDIQSQLEKMKKYGTVIRVLAHTQIRKMKGLKQKKAHLMEIQVNGGTIAQKVDFAYGFFEKQVPIDAVFQKDEMIDIIGVTKGKGYEGVVTRWGVTRLPRKTHRGLRKVACIGAWHPARVSYTVARAGQNGYHHRTEMNKKIYKLGKTGQENHTAITEFDRTEKDITPMGGFPHYGEVKDDYLLIKGCCVGPKKRVVTLRQSLLTQTSRLALEEIKLKFIDTSSKFGHGRFQTSEEKQKFYGRLKA, from the exons ATGTCTCACAGGAAGTTTGAGCATCCCAGGCACGGTTCTCTTGGTTTTCTCCCCAGGAAGAGGGCCGCTCGCCACAGAGGAAAGG TGAAGGCTTTCCCCAAGGATGACCCAACCAAGCCATGCAAGCTTACTGCCTTTTTGGGTTACAAGGCTGGGATGACCCATATTGTCAGGGAGGTCGAGAAACCAGGATCAA AGCTTCATAAGAAGGAAACCTGTGAGGCTGTGACCATCATTGAGACTCCTCCAATGGTGATTGTTGGTGTGGTTGCATATGTGAAAACCCCTCGTGGACTCCGTTCCTTGAACACAGTTTGGGCTCAGCATCTGAGTGAGGACATCAAGAGGAGGTTCTACAAGAACTGGTGCAAATCAAAGAAGAAGGCTTTTACCAAGTACTCGAGGAAGTATGAAAGTGATGAAGGAAAGAAAGATATCCAATCTCAGTTGGAGAAGATGAAGAAGTATGGCACTGTTATCAGGGTTCTGGCTCACACCCAG ATTAGGAAAATGAAAGGCTTGAAACAGAAGAAAGCACACTTGATGGAAATCCAAGTTAATGGTGGTACTATTGCTCAGAAAGTGGATTTTGCTTATGGCTTTTTTGAGAAGCAGGTACCTATTGATGCTGTTTTCCAGAAGGATGAGATGATTGACATCATCGGTGTCACAAAGGGTAAAGGTTATGAAGGTGTTGTTACTCGTTGGGGTGTCACTCGTCTTCCCCGCAAAACTCATAGGGGTCTGAGAAAGGTTGCCTGCATTGGTGCCTGGCATCCAGCCCGTGTTTCATACACTGTTGCGAGGGCTGGTCAGAATGGATATCACCACAGAACAGAAATGAACAAAAAGATATACAAGCTTGGAAAGACAGGGCAGGAGAATCATACCGCAATAACCGAGTTTGACAG GACTGAAAAAGATATTACTCCAATGGGTGGCTTCCCTCATTATGGTGAGGTTAAGGATGACTACTTGCTGATCAAGGGATGCTGTGTGGGACCAAAGAAAAGGGTTGTTACCCTGCGCCAGTCTCTGCTGACTCAGACATCCCGATTGGCCCTTGAGGAGATCAAGCTCAAGTTTATTGACACATCTTCGAAGTTCGGACACGGTCGCTTCCAGACCAGCGAGGAGAAGCAGAAGTTCTATGGCCGACTCAAGGCTTAA